From Erwinia pyri, a single genomic window includes:
- the rlmG gene encoding 23S rRNA (guanine(1835)-N(2))-methyltransferase RlmG, whose protein sequence is MSQLELSHRTLTLHRFPQTREESPLQAWDAADEYLLQHVADDQTTGPTFLFNDTFGALACGLYGEELYSISDSLMGELATRQNLNLNAMDEGDVKFINSLAPLPVAPARVLMKIPKTLALLEHQLRSLRSVVTPETQIIAAGKAKDIHTSTLNLFERVLGVTTTSLAVKKARLIFCQPTLPALEEAPMTSIWPLDDTPYEIHNHANVFSRSGLDVGARFFMANLPENIEGEIADLGCGNGVIGLTALDQNPAAEVHFIDESWMAVASSEMNVEVNRPDDMDRCHFSVNNSLAGFPSNTFHAVLCNPPFHQQNTLTDYIAWQMMRDSYRCLQQGGELRVVGNRHLDYYRKMKKLFGNCTTVASNQKFVILRSVKMR, encoded by the coding sequence ATGAGCCAACTCGAACTGAGCCACCGCACGCTGACGCTGCACCGTTTCCCTCAAACGCGCGAAGAGAGCCCGCTGCAGGCGTGGGATGCCGCTGATGAATATCTGCTGCAGCACGTGGCAGACGACCAGACTACCGGACCGACCTTCCTGTTCAACGACACCTTTGGTGCGCTGGCTTGTGGGCTTTACGGCGAAGAGCTCTACAGCATCAGCGACTCCCTGATGGGCGAGCTGGCTACGCGGCAGAACCTGAATCTGAATGCGATGGATGAAGGCGACGTGAAGTTTATCAACAGCCTTGCTCCGCTGCCGGTTGCGCCAGCACGCGTGCTGATGAAGATCCCCAAAACGCTGGCCTTGCTGGAGCACCAGCTCCGCTCTCTGCGCAGCGTTGTGACGCCAGAGACGCAGATCATCGCCGCAGGTAAAGCCAAAGATATTCATACTTCCACACTCAACCTGTTTGAACGTGTGCTGGGCGTTACCACCACCTCGCTGGCGGTGAAAAAGGCCAGGCTGATCTTCTGCCAGCCAACGTTGCCTGCGCTGGAAGAGGCCCCCATGACCTCCATCTGGCCGCTGGATGACACGCCATACGAGATCCATAATCACGCTAACGTCTTCTCGCGAAGCGGCCTGGACGTAGGCGCGCGCTTCTTTATGGCTAATCTGCCGGAGAATATCGAGGGCGAAATCGCCGACCTGGGCTGCGGTAACGGCGTGATTGGCCTGACGGCGCTGGATCAGAACCCGGCGGCAGAAGTGCACTTTATTGATGAGTCCTGGATGGCTGTTGCCTCCAGTGAGATGAACGTGGAGGTGAACCGTCCGGACGATATGGATCGCTGCCACTTCTCGGTCAACAATTCGCTGGCTGGTTTCCCGTCGAATACCTTCCACGCGGTGTTATGCAACCCGCCGTTCCATCAGCAGAATACGCTGACTGACTATATTGCCTGGCAGATGATGCGCGATTCTTATCGCTGCCTGCAGCAGGGCGGGGAACTGCGTGTGGTGGGTAACCGTCATCTGGATTACTACCGCAAAATGAAGAAACTGTTCGGCAACTGCACTACCGTCGCCTCTAATCAGAAATTCGTTATTCTGCGTTCAGTGAAGATGCGCTAA
- a CDS encoding M48 metallopeptidase family protein, translating to MSSLIYLQGYPETLLSQVQTLIDQQRLAEVLQKRYPASHAITSDKALYDYALELKNQSLRNAPPLNKVIYDSKIKVMKHALGLHTAISRVQGGKLKAKAEIRVATIFKQAPEAFLRMIVVHELAHIKEKDHNKAFYQLCCHMEPDYHQLEFDTRLWLTEQALRGREG from the coding sequence ATGTCGTCGCTTATTTACCTGCAAGGTTACCCTGAAACGCTGTTGTCACAGGTGCAAACGCTGATCGATCAGCAGCGTCTGGCGGAGGTCCTGCAAAAGCGCTATCCGGCCAGCCACGCCATTACCAGTGATAAAGCGCTCTATGACTATGCGCTGGAGTTGAAGAATCAGAGCCTGCGCAATGCGCCGCCGCTGAATAAAGTGATTTACGACAGTAAAATCAAGGTGATGAAGCATGCTCTGGGCCTGCATACGGCCATTTCCCGCGTTCAGGGCGGCAAGCTGAAGGCCAAGGCTGAGATCCGCGTGGCGACCATTTTCAAACAGGCACCGGAAGCCTTTCTGCGTATGATCGTGGTGCATGAGCTGGCGCACATCAAAGAGAAAGATCACAACAAGGCGTTTTACCAGCTCTGTTGCCATATGGAACCGGACTATCATCAGCTCGAATTCGATACCCGCCTCTGGCTGACCGAACAGGCTCTGCGGGGACGTGAGGGCTGA
- a CDS encoding chloride channel protein — translation MTTGSKHALNWTSILVAIPVGLVATLVTLGFRQLIELINSVLFGTQQDVTQAIGVYPWYLWPVVVGLGGVIAGFFLRYATAIEQKETVRTDYLEVINARLDAVPTKTSLFRALSSVASISSGASIGKEGPMVQLSALSGSLMGRFCFRRLALKNSDIVAMAAAAGLSSVYHAPLASAIFVAEIAFGISALQRLIPLIISSGVAVLTMWTLGYRSAIYPFSHAQFDLTPGNILLTVIVGLLAGLVGWSMIWLIGQSKQRFGRIKSLPFRLGLGGVIVGAMAVGSSNILGNGYEVIVEIMAGSFVLKGLIVLLVLKMIATAVSVGSNAVGGLFTPSLLIGAVLGVIVATLASLAGWPVSNTVIFAAVGMGAVLASVSQAPLMAMLMVLEMTLNSSLLFPTMIACVLASMTVYRLQSSSTYPVIGNHFSRSDAKFDFDNGIISQFIVSGAALKPGDTVGKALAVSSLKRERFVYVISDTGQFMGAVSMHDIARKVLDKEITLDSPVSCVMDDSFPYIYENQTITEGWEAFARVTLERLPVLNNPQEKRYLGALTKTSLIQKAKEFL, via the coding sequence ATGACGACGGGCAGTAAACACGCACTGAACTGGACCAGCATTCTGGTTGCTATCCCGGTAGGTCTGGTGGCCACGCTGGTGACGCTGGGGTTCCGCCAGTTGATTGAACTTATCAACTCCGTACTCTTTGGTACGCAGCAGGATGTGACCCAAGCGATCGGCGTCTACCCGTGGTATCTCTGGCCGGTGGTGGTTGGGCTGGGCGGCGTAATTGCCGGTTTTTTCCTGCGTTATGCTACCGCTATTGAACAGAAAGAGACGGTCCGCACCGACTACCTGGAGGTGATCAACGCCAGGCTCGACGCCGTTCCCACCAAAACCTCCCTGTTCCGCGCACTCTCTTCTGTTGCCAGCATCAGCAGCGGCGCTTCTATCGGTAAAGAGGGGCCGATGGTGCAGCTTTCTGCGCTCAGCGGCAGCCTGATGGGGCGGTTCTGCTTCCGCCGTCTGGCGTTGAAAAACAGCGATATTGTGGCAATGGCCGCCGCCGCCGGGCTCTCCTCTGTCTATCATGCGCCGCTGGCCTCCGCTATTTTTGTGGCGGAGATTGCGTTTGGCATCTCCGCCTTACAGCGTCTGATCCCGCTGATTATCTCCTCTGGTGTGGCGGTGCTGACCATGTGGACGCTGGGTTACCGTTCCGCCATCTACCCTTTTTCCCACGCTCAGTTTGACCTGACGCCCGGCAATATTCTGCTGACGGTGATCGTGGGTCTGCTGGCGGGCCTGGTGGGCTGGTCGATGATCTGGCTGATCGGCCAGAGCAAACAACGTTTTGGCCGCATCAAAAGCCTGCCGTTCCGGCTGGGATTAGGGGGCGTTATCGTCGGCGCGATGGCGGTAGGCAGCAGCAATATTCTGGGAAACGGCTATGAAGTGATTGTGGAAATCATGGCCGGAAGCTTTGTGCTGAAAGGGCTGATTGTGCTGCTGGTGCTGAAGATGATCGCTACGGCAGTTTCAGTGGGGTCCAACGCCGTTGGCGGCCTGTTTACTCCCTCGTTACTGATAGGGGCGGTACTTGGCGTGATAGTGGCAACGCTGGCCAGCCTGGCTGGCTGGCCGGTCAGCAACACGGTGATTTTTGCCGCGGTGGGAATGGGGGCGGTGCTCGCTTCGGTCAGCCAGGCCCCGCTGATGGCGATGCTGATGGTGCTGGAGATGACGCTCAACAGCAGCCTGCTGTTCCCCACCATGATCGCCTGCGTGCTGGCCTCAATGACCGTCTACCGGCTGCAGTCCAGCAGCACCTATCCGGTGATTGGCAATCACTTCAGCCGCTCCGACGCTAAATTCGATTTCGATAACGGCATTATCTCGCAGTTCATTGTGTCGGGCGCCGCGTTGAAGCCCGGCGATACCGTGGGAAAAGCGCTGGCGGTCAGCTCACTGAAGCGTGAACGTTTTGTCTATGTCATCAGCGATACCGGTCAGTTTATGGGCGCAGTCTCGATGCACGATATCGCCAGGAAAGTGCTGGATAAAGAGATCACGCTGGATTCGCCGGTGAGCTGCGTCATGGATGATTCATTCCCCTATATTTATGAGAACCAAACCATCACCGAAGGGTGGGAAGCGTTTGCCAGAGTAACGCTGGAGCGCTTGCCGGTGCTGAATAATCCGCAGGAGAAGAGATATCTGGGAGCGCTGACCAAAACCAGCCTGATCCAGAAGGCAAAAGAATTCCTGTAG
- a CDS encoding Gfo/Idh/MocA family protein, with amino-acid sequence MIRFAVVGTNWITRQFVDAAHETGKMKLTAVYSRSLEQAQAFSKDYPVEHLFTSLEQMAQSEAIDAVYIASPNALHCQQSLLFLQHKKHVICEKPLASNLREAEAMIACARDNQVVLFEAFKTASLPNFLILQQALPKLGKLRKALLSYCQYSSRYQRYLDGENPNTFNPAWSNGSIMDIGYYCLATAVSLWGEPERVTATASLLESGVDAHGTAILEYGDFDVTILHSKVSQSGVPSEIQGEQGSLVIEQVSECQRVSFMPRGAKSQDLSYPQHINTMLYEAETFARLVETNEIDHAALATSRTTAKLLTEIRRQTGVVFPADDLASV; translated from the coding sequence ATGATACGCTTCGCAGTTGTAGGGACGAACTGGATAACCCGCCAGTTTGTCGATGCCGCCCATGAAACCGGCAAAATGAAGCTGACCGCCGTCTACTCCCGCTCGCTGGAACAGGCTCAGGCCTTCAGCAAAGATTATCCCGTTGAACATCTTTTTACCTCGCTGGAGCAGATGGCGCAGTCAGAGGCGATAGATGCGGTCTACATCGCCAGCCCCAACGCCCTGCACTGCCAGCAGTCGCTGCTGTTCCTGCAGCATAAAAAACATGTGATCTGTGAAAAACCGCTGGCTTCTAACCTGCGGGAAGCGGAGGCGATGATCGCCTGCGCACGAGACAATCAGGTGGTGCTGTTTGAAGCCTTCAAGACCGCCAGCCTGCCTAATTTCCTGATTTTACAGCAGGCGCTGCCTAAACTGGGCAAGCTGCGTAAGGCGCTGTTGAGCTATTGCCAGTACTCTTCGCGTTATCAGCGCTACCTTGATGGCGAGAACCCCAACACCTTTAACCCTGCCTGGTCAAACGGCTCCATTATGGATATCGGTTATTACTGCCTGGCTACTGCCGTCAGTCTGTGGGGCGAGCCTGAGCGTGTTACCGCTACCGCCTCTCTGCTGGAAAGCGGCGTGGATGCACACGGAACAGCGATCCTGGAGTATGGCGACTTTGACGTCACCATTCTGCACTCCAAAGTCAGCCAGTCTGGGGTGCCGAGCGAGATTCAGGGCGAACAGGGGTCGCTGGTGATTGAGCAGGTCTCTGAATGTCAGCGCGTCAGCTTTATGCCACGCGGTGCAAAAAGCCAGGATCTCAGTTATCCGCAGCATATCAATACCATGCTGTATGAAGCCGAAACGTTCGCCCGGCTGGTGGAAACGAACGAGATCGACCATGCGGCTCTTGCCACCTCACGGACAACGGCAAAGCTGCTGACCGAAATCCGTCGTCAAACTGGCGTCGTCTTCCCCGCTGACGATCTTGCGTCTGTGTAA
- a CDS encoding TerC family protein yields MQSVGTPLLWGSFAVIVIIMLAIDLFLQGRRGAQTMSMKQAALWSLLWITLSLLFAAGFWWYLDGNIGREVANTQTLAFLTGYVLEKALAVDNVFVWLMLFSYFAVPAAIQRRVLIYGILGAIVLRTIMIFAGSWLVSEFSWILYLFGAFLIFTGIKMGMEGGSDEESNVGDKPVVRWLRGHLRMTENMEGEKFFVRRNGVLFATPLLLVLIMVELSDVIFAVDSIPAIFAVTTDPFIVLTSNLFAILGLRAMYFLLANVAERFHMLKYGLAVVLVFIGVKMLIVDFYHIPVSISLATVGGILAVTLLVNAWVNHRNDQKQLSK; encoded by the coding sequence ATGCAATCTGTTGGCACGCCTCTGCTGTGGGGCAGCTTTGCCGTCATCGTCATCATCATGCTGGCTATCGACCTCTTCTTACAGGGGAGACGCGGCGCACAAACCATGTCAATGAAGCAGGCCGCGCTCTGGTCGCTGCTGTGGATCACCCTTTCTCTGCTTTTCGCCGCCGGTTTCTGGTGGTATCTCGACGGCAATATCGGCCGTGAAGTCGCCAATACGCAAACTCTGGCGTTCCTGACAGGCTACGTGCTGGAAAAAGCGCTGGCTGTTGATAACGTTTTTGTCTGGCTGATGCTGTTCAGCTACTTTGCAGTGCCTGCTGCCATCCAGCGCCGCGTGCTGATCTACGGCATTCTTGGCGCTATCGTCCTGCGTACCATTATGATCTTCGCCGGAAGCTGGCTGGTCTCTGAGTTCAGCTGGATCCTTTACCTGTTCGGTGCGTTCCTGATCTTCACCGGGATCAAGATGGGCATGGAGGGCGGCAGCGATGAAGAAAGCAACGTCGGCGACAAGCCGGTTGTGCGCTGGCTGCGGGGCCATCTGCGCATGACGGAAAATATGGAAGGCGAGAAGTTCTTTGTGCGCCGTAACGGCGTGCTGTTCGCCACGCCGCTGCTGCTGGTGTTGATTATGGTGGAGCTGAGCGACGTTATTTTTGCCGTTGACAGTATCCCTGCCATCTTCGCCGTCACTACCGATCCCTTTATCGTGCTGACCTCCAATCTGTTCGCTATCCTGGGCCTCCGCGCAATGTACTTCCTGCTGGCTAACGTCGCAGAGCGCTTCCACATGCTGAAGTATGGCCTGGCTGTGGTGCTGGTATTTATCGGTGTGAAAATGCTGATCGTCGATTTTTATCACATCCCGGTGTCGATCTCGCTGGCAACCGTGGGGGGCATTCTTGCCGTCACGCTGCTGGTTAATGCCTGGGTGAATCATCGCAACGACCAGAAGCAGCTAAGCAAATAA
- the sstT gene encoding serine/threonine transporter SstT, whose translation MEKSRPGLVQRLMQGSLVSQIMIGLVAGIALAWFSKESALSVALLGTLFVNALKAVAPLLVMVLVIASIANHKHGNKTSIRPIIILYLLSTFCAAVVAVVFSHLLPQTLTLTDASQQITPPSGILEVLNGLLMSMVSNPVDALMHANYIGILVWAIGLGFAFRHSSDTTRAFLNDASNAVTYLVRIVIRFAPIGIFGLVASILASTGFSALWDYAHLLCLLIGCMLLMALVFNPLLVYWKIRRNPYPLVFTCLRESGVTAFFTRSSAANIPVNMALAKKLNLNEDTYSVSIPVGANISMAGAAITITVLTLAAVNTLGIQVDISTAILLSLVASICACGASGVAGGSLLLIPVACNMFGIPNEVAMQVVAVGFIIGVLQDSAETALNSSADILFTAAACMAEDRHQERRA comes from the coding sequence ATGGAAAAAAGTCGTCCCGGACTGGTGCAGCGCCTGATGCAGGGAAGCCTGGTGAGCCAAATCATGATCGGCCTGGTGGCCGGGATTGCGCTGGCGTGGTTCTCCAAAGAGAGCGCGCTCTCCGTTGCCCTGCTGGGTACCCTGTTTGTCAACGCGCTGAAGGCGGTTGCGCCGCTGCTGGTGATGGTTCTGGTGATTGCCTCTATTGCTAACCATAAGCACGGCAATAAAACCAGCATCCGCCCCATCATCATCCTCTATCTGCTGAGCACCTTCTGCGCCGCCGTGGTCGCCGTAGTGTTCAGTCATCTGCTGCCGCAGACCCTGACGCTGACCGATGCCAGCCAGCAAATCACGCCGCCCTCCGGGATTCTGGAAGTGCTGAACGGCCTGCTGATGAGCATGGTCTCGAACCCTGTTGATGCGCTGATGCACGCTAATTACATCGGGATCCTGGTCTGGGCAATTGGCCTGGGCTTTGCGTTCCGCCACAGCAGTGACACTACGCGCGCTTTTCTGAATGATGCCTCCAACGCCGTGACTTATCTGGTGCGCATTGTGATCCGCTTTGCCCCCATCGGTATCTTTGGCCTGGTGGCCTCGATTCTGGCTTCGACCGGATTCTCTGCATTGTGGGATTACGCGCACCTGCTCTGCCTGCTGATTGGCTGTATGCTGCTGATGGCGCTGGTGTTTAACCCTCTGCTGGTCTACTGGAAAATCCGCCGCAATCCCTATCCGCTGGTCTTTACCTGCCTGCGCGAAAGCGGCGTAACCGCCTTCTTTACCCGCAGCTCTGCGGCGAATATTCCGGTGAATATGGCGCTGGCGAAAAAGCTCAATCTGAATGAGGATACCTACTCGGTTTCGATTCCCGTTGGCGCGAACATCAGTATGGCGGGTGCCGCAATCACCATTACCGTGCTGACGCTGGCGGCAGTCAACACGCTGGGTATTCAGGTCGATATCAGTACCGCGATCCTGCTGAGCCTGGTGGCTTCCATTTGTGCGTGCGGCGCCTCTGGCGTGGCGGGCGGCTCGCTGCTGCTGATCCCGGTAGCCTGTAATATGTTTGGTATTCCGAACGAGGTTGCCATGCAGGTGGTCGCGGTGGGCTTTATTATCGGTGTGCTGCAGGATTCCGCAGAGACCGCGCTGAACTCCTCGGCGGATATTCTCTTTACGGCCGCGGCCTGCATGGCTGAAGATCGCCATCAGGAACGCCGCGCCTGA